From Mya arenaria isolate MELC-2E11 chromosome 1, ASM2691426v1, a single genomic window includes:
- the LOC128206167 gene encoding dnaJ homolog subfamily B member 6-like isoform X1: protein MKAKKMEVDYYEILSVQRNVTEADIKKAYRKMALKWHPDKNPDNKEEAEKRFKEISEAYEVLSDKNKREIYDKYGKDGLTGGHGSHSNYYDGGGFDDFHSYHFRDPEEVFREFFGGRDPFAEFFSGPAAGGMGGFSNGLFANSFTGFPGPSASFFASPFGGDPFAGGAGRRRHPHVHRRRDRGAETTSAGGRRPNRAGVGQMGSHPMGSIGFNSFGFPGMSFGFSMFDDPFLHRSPGFHSGFSSFSSTSFGGGGGGGGGGNFRSTSTSSKMVNGKKVVTKKVVENGVETVTVEEDGVVKSHTRNGENTMITN, encoded by the exons ATGAAGGCGAAGAAGATGGAGGTAGATTACTATGAAATCCTCTCTGTTCAGAGAAATGTCACAGAGGCAGACATCAAAAAAGC GTATCGGAAGATGGCGCTGAAGTGGCACCCAGACAAGAACCCTGACAACAAAGAAGAGGCTGAGAAACGATTTAAGGAGATCTCAGAGGCTTATGAAGTCTTGTCTgaca AGAATAAGAGGGAGATATACGATAAATACGGCAAGGATGGATTGACGGGCGGACATGGCAGTCACTCTAACTACTACGACGGAGGAGGGTTCGACGATTTCCACAGTTATCATTTCAGAGATCCTGAGGAAGTGTTCCGAGAATTTTTCGGGGGCAGGGACCCTTTCGCTGAGTTCTTCTCAG GGCCAGCTGCTGGCGGGATGGGAGGATTTTCCAACGGATTGTTTGCCAACTCTTTTACAGGCTTTCCCGGACCTTCAGCATCGTTCTTCGCGTCACCCTTCGGTGGTGACCCCTTCGCTGGAGGGGCAGG AAGGCGACGACACCCACATGTCCACCGAAGGCGGGACCGAGGTGCAGAGACGACATCGGCAGGCGGGCGGCGACCGAATCGGGCCGGGGTTGGGCAAATGGGCTCGCATCCGATGGGATCCATAGGATTTAATTCATTTGGGTTTCCGGGCATGTCTTTTGGGTTCTCAATGTTTGACGACCCATTTTTGCATCGTTCTCCAGGATTTCATTCTGG GTTTTCATCATTTTCCAGCACATCGTTTGGGGGcgggggagggggagggggtggggggaaTTTCCGATCCACTTCCACCTCCTCAAAAATGGTCAATGGGAAGAAGGTGGTCACCAAAAA GGTGGTAGAAAACGGTGTAGAAACAGTAACGGTAGAAGAGGACGGAGTTGTCAAGTCTCACACGAGGAATGGGGAAAACACCATGATCACAAACTGA
- the LOC128206167 gene encoding dnaJ homolog subfamily B member 6-like isoform X2 gives MKAKKMEVDYYEILSVQRNVTEADIKKAYRKMALKWHPDKNPDNKEEAEKRFKEISEAYEVLSDKNKREIYDKYGKDGLTGGHGSHSNYYDGGGFDDFHSYHFRDPEEVFREFFGGRDPFAEFFSGFPGPSASFFASPFGGDPFAGGAGRRRHPHVHRRRDRGAETTSAGGRRPNRAGVGQMGSHPMGSIGFNSFGFPGMSFGFSMFDDPFLHRSPGFHSGFSSFSSTSFGGGGGGGGGGNFRSTSTSSKMVNGKKVVTKKVVENGVETVTVEEDGVVKSHTRNGENTMITN, from the exons ATGAAGGCGAAGAAGATGGAGGTAGATTACTATGAAATCCTCTCTGTTCAGAGAAATGTCACAGAGGCAGACATCAAAAAAGC GTATCGGAAGATGGCGCTGAAGTGGCACCCAGACAAGAACCCTGACAACAAAGAAGAGGCTGAGAAACGATTTAAGGAGATCTCAGAGGCTTATGAAGTCTTGTCTgaca AGAATAAGAGGGAGATATACGATAAATACGGCAAGGATGGATTGACGGGCGGACATGGCAGTCACTCTAACTACTACGACGGAGGAGGGTTCGACGATTTCCACAGTTATCATTTCAGAGATCCTGAGGAAGTGTTCCGAGAATTTTTCGGGGGCAGGGACCCTTTCGCTGAGTTCTTCTCAG GCTTTCCCGGACCTTCAGCATCGTTCTTCGCGTCACCCTTCGGTGGTGACCCCTTCGCTGGAGGGGCAGG AAGGCGACGACACCCACATGTCCACCGAAGGCGGGACCGAGGTGCAGAGACGACATCGGCAGGCGGGCGGCGACCGAATCGGGCCGGGGTTGGGCAAATGGGCTCGCATCCGATGGGATCCATAGGATTTAATTCATTTGGGTTTCCGGGCATGTCTTTTGGGTTCTCAATGTTTGACGACCCATTTTTGCATCGTTCTCCAGGATTTCATTCTGG GTTTTCATCATTTTCCAGCACATCGTTTGGGGGcgggggagggggagggggtggggggaaTTTCCGATCCACTTCCACCTCCTCAAAAATGGTCAATGGGAAGAAGGTGGTCACCAAAAA GGTGGTAGAAAACGGTGTAGAAACAGTAACGGTAGAAGAGGACGGAGTTGTCAAGTCTCACACGAGGAATGGGGAAAACACCATGATCACAAACTGA